A single region of the Hypanus sabinus isolate sHypSab1 chromosome 21, sHypSab1.hap1, whole genome shotgun sequence genome encodes:
- the LOC132379191 gene encoding general transcription factor II-I repeat domain-containing protein 2-like, which produces MVDMTAHLNTLNTALQGKGRTALHMLEDVLAFERKLTVLARDLQKGTLSHFPNLREFKQGHDMIISEYLHSAIIAMQTSFGKRFCEFREEKNTLSFPVTPLSIDPSLLNTTALAGVSQPDLEMELADIADKDIWVSKFRRLTADLEDVARQKAVLAQKHKWSDIENLTDDSLRSCVKMKVTSYSPDVQTLCAEVQEQKSH; this is translated from the coding sequence atggtagacatgacagcgcacctgaacacgctgaacacagctcttcaggggaaaggacgtacagccctgcacatgttggaggatgttttggcattcgagcgcaagttgacagtgcttgccagagatttacagaaaggcactttgtctcacttccccaatttgagagagttcaaacaaggtcacgacatgataatttcggagtatttacattctgcaatcatcgcaatgcaaacatcgtttgggaaacgcttctgtgagttcagagaggaaaaaaacacattatccttcccggtcactcccttaagcatcgatccttccctactgaatacgactgcattggcaggtgtgagtcaacctgatcttgagatggaactggccgacatagccgacaaagacatatgggtgtccaagtttagacgcttgacagcagaccttgaagatgttgcccgtcagaaggccgttcttgctcagaaacacaaatggagtgatattgaaaacctcacagatgacagcttgcgatcctgtgtaaagatgaaggtgacatcatacagccctgatgtgcagacgctgtgcgctgaggtccaggagcagaaatcccattaa